The Streptomyces avermitilis MA-4680 = NBRC 14893 genome contains a region encoding:
- a CDS encoding SIMPL domain-containing protein codes for MTPTAEEPRPTGPYGTPEAPRIAVRGEAHLEVDPEIARIGITVSARGTDRRDALTDLTRRNTTALDLVKTYGEAVERLETGAFSITPELTKHGRGERIRAYHGRVHITAELTDFTALGELTTRLADLDLTRVDGPWWALRPDSPAHRQARRQAVREAVQRAREYADALGTTLAALVELADIGADNLPPYPPAPGRAMRSMAYGAAAPEETAPLDLEPQRQNVYAQVNARFTMVPPRL; via the coding sequence ATGACCCCCACCGCGGAGGAACCCCGCCCCACAGGCCCCTACGGCACCCCCGAAGCCCCCCGCATCGCCGTCCGCGGCGAAGCCCACCTCGAAGTCGACCCCGAGATCGCCCGCATAGGCATCACCGTCAGCGCCCGCGGCACCGACAGACGCGACGCACTCACCGACCTCACCCGCCGCAACACCACCGCCCTCGACCTCGTCAAAACCTACGGGGAAGCCGTCGAGCGACTGGAAACCGGCGCCTTCTCCATCACCCCTGAACTCACCAAACACGGCCGCGGCGAACGCATCCGCGCCTACCACGGCCGCGTCCACATCACCGCCGAACTCACCGACTTCACCGCACTGGGCGAACTCACGACCCGACTGGCCGACCTCGACCTCACCCGCGTCGACGGCCCCTGGTGGGCCCTGCGCCCCGACTCACCCGCCCACCGCCAAGCCCGCCGGCAAGCAGTGCGCGAAGCCGTCCAGCGCGCCCGCGAATACGCCGACGCCCTCGGCACCACCCTCGCCGCCCTCGTCGAACTCGCCGACATCGGCGCCGACAACCTCCCGCCCTACCCTCCGGCCCCCGGCCGCGCCATGCGCTCCATGGCCTACGGCGCCGCCGCCCCCGAGGAAACCGCCCCCCTCGACCTCGAACCTCAACGCCAGAACGTCTACGCCCAGGTCAACGCTCGGTTCACCATGGTCCCGCCGCGGCTGTAG
- the pyk gene encoding pyruvate kinase — translation MRRAKIVCTLGPATDSYDQIKALVEAGMDVARFNLSHGTYAEHEERYQHVRKASDETGRSVGVLGDLQGPKIRLGRFNEGPVLLERGDTFTITVEEGVEGDRQTCGTTYAGLAADVTPGERILVDDGKVCLEVTSVDGPRVHTTVVEGGMVSDHKGLNLPGVAVSVPALSDKDEADLRWALRQGFDVIALSFVRSGKDIKDVHRIMDEEGRRLPVIAKVEKPQAVENIDDIVAAFDGIMVARGDLGVEMPLEQVPIVQKRAIKLARRNAKPVIVATQMLDSMIDNSRPTRAEASDVANAVIDGTDAVMLSGETSVGKYPVETVRTMSRIVEAAEEDILATGLPPLTERNKPRTQGGAVARAAAEMGDFLGAKFLVAFTQSGDTVRRLSRYRSPIPLLAFTPMPATRSQLNLTWGVETFLGPHVDSTDAMVDQVDELLLKYGRCEKGDVVVITAGSPPGVSGSTNLVRVHHIGEDDSPK, via the coding sequence ATGCGCCGAGCAAAGATCGTCTGTACTCTGGGCCCCGCCACCGACTCGTACGACCAGATCAAGGCACTGGTCGAGGCCGGAATGGACGTAGCCCGCTTCAACCTCAGCCACGGCACCTACGCCGAGCACGAGGAGCGTTACCAGCACGTCCGCAAGGCCTCCGACGAGACCGGGCGCAGCGTCGGAGTCCTCGGCGACCTTCAAGGTCCGAAGATCCGCCTCGGCCGCTTCAACGAAGGACCCGTACTCCTTGAACGCGGCGACACCTTCACCATCACCGTCGAGGAAGGCGTCGAAGGCGACCGCCAGACCTGCGGCACCACCTACGCCGGCCTCGCCGCCGACGTCACTCCCGGTGAGCGCATCCTCGTCGACGACGGCAAGGTCTGCCTCGAAGTCACCTCCGTCGACGGCCCCCGCGTCCACACCACCGTCGTCGAAGGCGGCATGGTCTCCGACCACAAGGGCCTGAACCTGCCCGGCGTGGCCGTCTCGGTCCCCGCCCTCTCCGACAAGGACGAGGCCGACCTCCGCTGGGCCCTCCGTCAGGGCTTCGACGTCATCGCGCTGTCCTTCGTACGCAGCGGCAAGGACATCAAGGACGTCCACCGGATCATGGACGAAGAAGGCCGCCGGCTCCCCGTCATCGCCAAGGTGGAAAAGCCCCAGGCCGTCGAGAACATCGACGACATCGTCGCCGCCTTCGACGGAATCATGGTCGCCCGCGGAGACCTCGGCGTGGAAATGCCGCTCGAACAGGTCCCGATCGTCCAGAAGCGCGCCATCAAACTCGCCAGGCGCAACGCGAAGCCGGTCATCGTCGCGACGCAGATGCTGGACTCCATGATCGACAACTCCCGCCCGACCCGCGCGGAGGCCTCGGACGTCGCCAACGCCGTCATCGACGGCACCGACGCGGTGATGCTGTCCGGCGAGACGAGCGTGGGCAAGTACCCCGTCGAAACGGTCCGCACCATGTCCCGCATCGTGGAAGCGGCGGAAGAGGACATCCTGGCCACGGGCCTGCCGCCGCTGACCGAACGCAACAAGCCCCGCACCCAGGGCGGCGCGGTGGCCCGCGCGGCGGCCGAGATGGGCGACTTCCTCGGCGCCAAGTTCCTGGTGGCGTTCACGCAGTCCGGAGACACGGTCCGCCGCCTCTCGCGCTACCGTTCCCCGATCCCGCTCCTGGCCTTCACCCCGATGCCGGCGACGCGCTCCCAGCTCAACCTGACATGGGGCGTGGAGACGTTCCTGGGCCCGCACGTGGATTCGACGGACGCGATGGTGGACCAGGTCGACGAGCTGCTGCTCAAGTACGGCCGCTGCGAGAAGGGCGACGTGGTGGTCATCACGGCGGGCTCACCCCCCGGCGTCTCGGGCTCGACGAACCTGGTCCGAGTCCACCACATCGGCGAGGACGACAGCCCCAAGTAG
- a CDS encoding helix-turn-helix domain-containing protein — protein MEQHSPSIRAHAVALMRQGIPNRIVAERLNVPRGTVGWWRSEDRRARGEAYEQPTDCPHCTGREFDHAAYAYLLGLYLGDGHIISKRKQHHLSVFCNAMQTGLITAAEEAMRKVMPLPSVKQRYKPGCVEVKSYTKHWTCMFPQHGPGKKHERPIVLEAWQQEIVDAHPWEFIRGLIHSDGCRITNWTTRLVGGERKRYEYPRYFFTNVSDDIRQLYTDTLDQLGIQWTHCTRNGNPYNISVARKASVALMDAHVGPKY, from the coding sequence ATGGAACAGCACAGCCCTTCGATTCGCGCTCACGCTGTCGCACTCATGCGCCAAGGCATCCCCAACCGCATAGTCGCGGAGCGCCTCAACGTTCCACGAGGGACGGTCGGCTGGTGGCGTAGCGAGGATCGCAGAGCACGCGGCGAAGCCTATGAGCAGCCAACCGACTGCCCCCACTGCACGGGCCGCGAGTTCGACCATGCTGCGTACGCCTACCTACTAGGCCTCTATCTCGGTGATGGACACATCATCTCGAAGCGCAAGCAGCACCACCTGTCTGTCTTCTGCAACGCAATGCAGACGGGGCTGATTACAGCCGCCGAAGAGGCCATGCGCAAGGTGATGCCGCTGCCGAGTGTCAAGCAGCGCTACAAGCCGGGCTGCGTCGAGGTGAAGTCCTACACCAAGCACTGGACCTGCATGTTCCCGCAGCATGGCCCCGGCAAGAAGCACGAGCGCCCCATCGTCCTCGAAGCCTGGCAGCAGGAGATCGTCGACGCCCACCCGTGGGAGTTCATCCGCGGACTCATCCACTCCGACGGGTGCCGCATCACCAACTGGACGACCCGGCTCGTCGGCGGTGAGCGCAAACGCTACGAGTACCCGCGGTACTTCTTCACCAATGTGTCCGACGACATCCGCCAGCTCTACACCGACACCCTCGACCAGCTCGGCATCCAGTGGACGCACTGCACCCGCAACGGAAACCCGTACAACATCTCCGTCGCCCGCAAAGCCTCCGTCGCCCTCATGGACGCCCACGTAGGCCCCAAGTACTGA
- a CDS encoding ANTAR domain-containing response regulator, whose translation MTAPESPQPVDAPDDDKSHVPPLTTRVVIAEDEALIRLDLKEMLEEEGYTVVGEAGDGEQAVELAREHRPDLVILDVKMPKLDGISAAEKIAEESIAPVLMLTAFSQRDLVERARDAGAMAYLVKPFSKSDVVPAIEMAVSRFAELKALEQEIVDLTQRLETRKLVDRAKSVLQTQYGLTEPAAFRWIQKTSMDRRMSMQQVAEAVIEDAEEKKSAKG comes from the coding sequence GTGACCGCCCCCGAGTCGCCCCAGCCCGTAGACGCGCCCGACGACGACAAGTCGCACGTGCCTCCGCTGACGACCCGTGTCGTCATCGCCGAGGACGAGGCGCTCATTCGTCTCGACCTCAAAGAGATGCTCGAGGAAGAGGGCTACACCGTCGTGGGGGAGGCGGGTGACGGCGAGCAGGCCGTGGAGCTCGCCCGCGAGCACCGCCCCGACCTCGTCATCCTCGATGTGAAGATGCCCAAGCTCGACGGCATCTCGGCCGCCGAGAAGATCGCCGAGGAGAGCATCGCGCCCGTCCTCATGCTCACCGCGTTCTCCCAGCGCGACCTGGTCGAGCGGGCGCGTGACGCCGGCGCGATGGCGTATCTGGTGAAGCCGTTCAGCAAGAGCGACGTCGTGCCGGCGATCGAGATGGCCGTGTCGCGCTTCGCGGAACTGAAGGCGCTGGAGCAGGAGATCGTCGATCTCACGCAGCGTCTGGAGACCCGGAAGCTGGTGGACCGTGCGAAGTCCGTTCTGCAGACGCAGTACGGGCTGACCGAGCCCGCCGCCTTCCGCTGGATTCAGAAGACCTCCATGGACCGTCGTATGTCCATGCAGCAGGTCGCCGAGGCGGTCATCGAGGACGCCGAGGAGAAGAAGTCCGCGAAGGGCTGA
- a CDS encoding ABC transporter ATP-binding protein has protein sequence MTALLEVEDLRVSYGKIEAVKGISFSVEAGQVVTLIGTNGAGKTTTLRTLSGLLKPTGGRIVFDGQPLTSVPAHKIVALGLAHSPEGRHIFPRLTIAENLQLGAFLRKDKPGIEKDIQRAYDLFPILGERRKQAAGTLSGGEQQMLAMGRALMSQPKLLMLDEPSMGLSPIMMQKIMATIAELKSQGTTILLVEQNAQAALSLADQGHVMEIGNIVLSGTGQDLLHDESVRKAYLGED, from the coding sequence GTGACCGCACTGCTCGAGGTCGAGGACCTCAGGGTCTCCTACGGCAAGATCGAAGCCGTCAAGGGCATCTCCTTCAGCGTCGAAGCGGGCCAGGTCGTCACCCTCATCGGCACCAACGGCGCTGGCAAGACGACCACCCTGCGCACCCTCTCCGGCCTGCTCAAGCCGACCGGCGGCCGCATCGTCTTCGACGGCCAACCGCTCACCAGCGTCCCCGCCCACAAGATCGTCGCCCTGGGCCTGGCCCACTCCCCCGAGGGCCGGCACATCTTCCCGCGCCTGACCATCGCCGAGAACCTCCAGCTCGGAGCGTTCCTCCGCAAGGACAAGCCCGGCATCGAGAAGGACATCCAGCGCGCCTACGACCTCTTCCCCATCCTCGGGGAACGCAGGAAGCAGGCCGCCGGAACCCTCTCGGGCGGCGAACAGCAGATGCTGGCCATGGGCCGGGCCCTGATGTCCCAGCCCAAACTGCTCATGCTCGACGAGCCCTCCATGGGACTCTCGCCCATCATGATGCAGAAGATCATGGCCACCATCGCCGAGCTCAAGTCCCAGGGCACGACGATCCTCCTCGTCGAACAGAACGCCCAGGCGGCGCTCTCACTCGCCGACCAGGGCCACGTCATGGAGATCGGCAACATCGTCCTCTCCGGCACCGGACAGGACCTGCTGCACGACGAGTCCGTGCGCAAGGCGTACCTGGGCGAGGACTGA
- a CDS encoding ABC transporter ATP-binding protein has translation MTTTTATSTVLEASGVTMRFGGLTAVRSVDLTVNSGEIVGLIGPNGAGKTTFFNCLTGLYVPTEGKVSYKGKVLPPKPHLVTSAGIARTFQNIRLFANMTVLENVLVGRHTRTKEGLWSALLRGPGFRKAETASRERAMELLEFIGLAHKADHLSRNLPYGEQRKLEIARALASEPGLLLLDEPTAGMNPQETRATEELVFAIRDMGIAVLVIEHDMRFIFNLCDRVAVLVQGEKLIEGTSEVVQADERVIAAYLGEPFEGAPGDAEAAEVEAAEAHAEAAEAEAAEAADSTSETSTTGTTSTTGTKGDAQ, from the coding sequence ATGACCACCACCACGGCCACCTCCACCGTCCTCGAAGCCTCCGGCGTCACCATGCGCTTCGGCGGACTCACCGCCGTACGCTCCGTCGACCTCACCGTCAACAGCGGCGAAATCGTCGGCCTCATCGGCCCCAACGGCGCCGGCAAGACCACCTTCTTCAACTGCCTCACCGGCCTCTACGTCCCCACCGAGGGCAAGGTCTCCTACAAGGGCAAGGTCCTGCCGCCGAAGCCCCACCTGGTGACAAGCGCGGGCATCGCCCGCACGTTCCAGAACATCCGGCTCTTCGCCAACATGACCGTCCTCGAAAACGTCCTCGTAGGACGCCACACCAGGACCAAGGAAGGCCTCTGGTCGGCCCTCCTGCGCGGCCCCGGCTTCCGCAAGGCCGAAACCGCCTCCCGCGAACGCGCCATGGAACTGCTGGAGTTCATCGGCCTCGCCCACAAGGCCGACCACCTCTCCCGCAACCTCCCCTACGGCGAACAGCGCAAGCTCGAGATCGCCCGCGCACTCGCCAGCGAACCGGGCCTGCTGCTCCTCGACGAGCCGACGGCCGGCATGAACCCGCAGGAGACGCGAGCGACCGAGGAACTGGTCTTCGCCATCCGCGACATGGGCATCGCCGTCCTCGTCATCGAGCACGACATGCGCTTCATCTTCAACCTCTGCGACCGCGTCGCCGTCCTCGTCCAGGGCGAGAAGCTCATCGAAGGCACCTCGGAGGTCGTACAGGCCGACGAGCGCGTCATCGCCGCCTACCTCGGCGAACCCTTCGAAGGCGCCCCCGGCGACGCCGAGGCCGCCGAGGTCGAAGCCGCCGAAGCCCACGCCGAAGCCGCGGAGGCCGAAGCGGCCGAAGCGGCCGACAGCACCAGCGAGACCAGCACCACCGGCACGACCAGCACCACCGGCACCAAGGGAGACGCCCAGTGA
- a CDS encoding branched-chain amino acid ABC transporter permease — MTTPATSTEKTAAGLIPLPQAAARLLIVIGALATIASAFMSWTWTAAFPGDLTVYGYPAGLQTLAIVGAVITLLLGLTRWDIPALRWANPANAASPIALAAASAFTVCWYTGIAIAVDLGGLANLDPGAYVAMAASLIALLGALALPTPGGTWRDYLAKAENIPPAGELAPWVQRLVITLATLLALIVFTYGIGVNDDESETFIGFLFLVVFGAWALFAAGLLDRFSTINAQHKGFATTLAFLAAAIFPFTQSDDHNANLGVNILIVGTVALGLNIVVGLTGLLDLGYVAFLGVGAYAAALVSGSEFSRFAGVQFPFWAAALTGMGASLVFGVLIGAPTLRLRGDYLAIVTLGFGEIFRIAVNSLDGSSGPNLTNGPNGISRIPDLEIFGFNLGISHDVGSFTVGRFANYFFLMLIITALVVLVFTRASDSRIGRSWIAIREDETAATAMGINGFRVKLIAFALGASLAGLAGTVSAHVGYSVNPAPYQFAGSVPPNSAFLLAAVVLGGMGTVNGPILGATLLYLIPEKLSFLKEYQLLAFGIALVLLMRFRPEGIIANRRRQLEFHETDQIDVPEQRLTEPTVGVTKAGA; from the coding sequence ATGACCACCCCCGCCACCAGCACCGAGAAGACCGCGGCCGGCCTCATCCCGCTCCCCCAGGCCGCCGCCCGCCTCCTCATCGTCATCGGCGCCCTCGCCACCATCGCCAGCGCCTTCATGTCCTGGACCTGGACCGCCGCCTTCCCCGGTGACCTCACCGTCTACGGCTACCCCGCGGGCCTCCAGACCCTCGCCATCGTCGGCGCCGTCATCACCCTCCTCCTCGGCCTCACCCGCTGGGACATCCCCGCCCTGCGCTGGGCCAACCCCGCGAACGCCGCCTCCCCCATCGCCCTCGCCGCGGCCTCCGCCTTCACCGTCTGCTGGTACACCGGCATCGCCATCGCGGTCGACCTCGGCGGCCTCGCCAACCTCGACCCCGGCGCCTACGTCGCCATGGCCGCCTCCCTCATCGCCCTCCTCGGCGCCCTCGCCCTCCCCACCCCGGGCGGCACCTGGCGCGACTACCTCGCCAAGGCGGAGAACATCCCGCCCGCCGGCGAACTCGCCCCCTGGGTCCAGCGCCTCGTCATCACCCTCGCCACCCTCCTCGCCCTGATCGTCTTCACCTACGGCATCGGCGTGAACGACGACGAGAGCGAAACCTTCATCGGCTTCCTCTTCCTCGTCGTCTTCGGCGCCTGGGCACTCTTCGCCGCCGGCCTCCTCGACCGGTTCTCCACGATCAACGCCCAGCACAAAGGATTCGCCACCACCCTGGCCTTCCTCGCCGCCGCGATCTTCCCCTTCACCCAGAGCGACGACCACAACGCCAACCTCGGCGTGAACATCCTGATCGTCGGAACCGTCGCCCTCGGCCTCAACATCGTCGTCGGCCTCACCGGACTCCTCGACCTCGGATACGTCGCCTTCCTCGGCGTCGGCGCCTACGCCGCCGCCCTCGTCTCCGGCTCCGAGTTCTCCCGCTTCGCCGGCGTCCAGTTCCCCTTCTGGGCAGCGGCACTGACCGGCATGGGAGCCTCACTCGTCTTCGGCGTCCTCATCGGCGCCCCGACGCTCCGGCTGCGCGGCGACTACCTCGCCATCGTCACCCTCGGCTTCGGTGAGATCTTCCGCATCGCCGTCAACAGCCTCGACGGCTCCTCCGGACCCAACCTCACCAACGGCCCCAACGGCATCTCCCGGATCCCCGACCTCGAAATCTTCGGATTCAACCTCGGGATCTCCCACGACGTCGGCTCCTTCACCGTGGGCCGCTTCGCGAACTACTTCTTCCTGATGCTGATCATCACCGCACTCGTGGTGCTGGTCTTCACCAGGGCCTCGGACTCCCGCATCGGCCGCTCCTGGATCGCCATCCGCGAGGACGAGACCGCCGCCACCGCCATGGGCATCAACGGCTTCCGCGTCAAACTCATCGCCTTCGCCCTCGGCGCCTCCCTCGCCGGCCTCGCCGGTACGGTCAGCGCCCACGTCGGCTACAGCGTCAACCCGGCGCCGTACCAGTTCGCCGGCTCCGTGCCCCCGAACTCCGCCTTCCTGCTCGCCGCGGTCGTCCTCGGCGGCATGGGCACCGTCAACGGCCCCATCCTCGGCGCCACCCTGCTCTACCTCATCCCCGAGAAGCTCTCCTTCCTGAAGGAGTACCAGCTCCTCGCCTTCGGCATCGCGCTCGTCCTCCTCATGCGCTTCCGCCCCGAAGGCATCATCGCCAACCGCCGCCGCCAGCTCGAATTCCACGAGACCGACCAGATCGACGTACCGGAACAACGCCTGACCGAACCCACCGTCGGCGTCACGAAGGCAGGGGCGTGA
- a CDS encoding branched-chain amino acid ABC transporter permease, producing MHTLPQQLANGLFLGSMYGLIAIGYTMVYGIVQLINFAHGEIFMTGGFGALTVYFYVLPDGTSMWIALPAMLIGGGLIAVLIAVGAERFAYRPLRGAPRLAPLITAIGLSLGLQQVVFNFYPDAKTDRTFPQLGTESFNIGSVHIQSGQLFIIIAAPICMAALGFFVRLSRTGRAMQATAQDPDTAQLMGIDTNRIIVIAFAIGGLFAAVAAVAYGLRYGQIKYDMGFQMGLKAFTAAVLGGIGNIYGAMLGGVVLGVAETLATAYIDGIPGMQQLGGGSWAPVWAFVLLILVLLLRPQGLLGERVADRA from the coding sequence GTGCACACCCTGCCGCAGCAGCTGGCCAACGGGCTGTTCCTCGGCTCGATGTACGGGCTGATCGCCATCGGTTACACGATGGTGTACGGCATCGTCCAGCTCATCAACTTCGCCCACGGCGAGATCTTCATGACCGGAGGCTTCGGCGCACTCACGGTCTACTTCTACGTCCTGCCAGACGGCACATCCATGTGGATAGCCCTCCCGGCGATGCTCATCGGAGGCGGCCTCATCGCCGTACTCATCGCCGTCGGGGCGGAACGCTTCGCCTACCGGCCCCTGCGCGGCGCACCACGCCTCGCCCCCCTCATCACCGCCATCGGCCTCTCCCTCGGCCTCCAGCAGGTGGTCTTCAACTTCTACCCGGACGCCAAGACCGACAGGACCTTCCCCCAGCTGGGCACCGAGTCCTTCAACATCGGCTCCGTCCACATCCAGAGCGGCCAGCTCTTCATCATCATCGCCGCCCCCATCTGTATGGCCGCTCTCGGCTTCTTCGTCCGCCTCTCCCGCACCGGCCGCGCCATGCAGGCCACCGCCCAGGACCCGGACACCGCCCAGCTCATGGGCATCGACACCAACCGCATCATCGTCATCGCCTTCGCCATCGGCGGACTCTTCGCCGCGGTCGCCGCCGTCGCCTACGGCCTGCGCTACGGCCAGATCAAGTACGACATGGGCTTCCAGATGGGCCTCAAGGCCTTCACCGCGGCCGTCCTCGGCGGCATCGGCAACATCTACGGCGCCATGCTCGGCGGAGTCGTCCTCGGCGTCGCCGAAACCCTCGCCACCGCCTACATCGACGGCATCCCCGGCATGCAGCAGCTCGGCGGCGGCAGCTGGGCCCCCGTCTGGGCCTTCGTCCTCCTCATCCTCGTACTGCTGCTGCGGCCACAAGGCCTCCTCGGCGAACGCGTCGCGGACAGGGCGTGA
- a CDS encoding branched-chain amino acid ABC transporter substrate-binding protein produces the protein MRHRSLLILTTVLTTGALTLTACGSRDDDKGSDSGSKTTVVIGVDAPLTGQNSATGLGIQYGVQIAVDDANKKNLVPGVTFKVKALDDKAVPASGQQNATALVANKDVLGVVGPLNSGVATQMQQVFDTAGLVQISPSNTAPELTQGKNWQSKKERPYKTYFRTATTDALQGGFAADYAYNTLKKRKVFIVDDKQTYGAGLAKLFKQNFKKAGGKVTAEDHISVGDTDFSSLVTKVKNSGADLFYYGGQYDESEKITKQLKDGGVDIPLFGGDGMFSDTYIETAGKPSEGDLVTSVGVPVTTLPAAKEFIATYKAKKYPGDYGTYGGYSYDAATAIIKAIGNVVKDGKVPSDARTKIVDEVQKTKFDGIAGPVAFDEYGDTTNKQLTVYQVVKGKWKAVKSGTYNAG, from the coding sequence GTGCGACACCGTTCCTTGCTGATACTCACCACCGTGCTCACCACCGGAGCACTCACGCTCACCGCTTGCGGATCGCGCGACGACGACAAGGGCAGCGACAGCGGCAGCAAGACGACCGTGGTCATCGGCGTCGACGCGCCCCTCACCGGCCAGAACTCCGCCACCGGCCTCGGCATCCAGTACGGCGTCCAGATCGCCGTCGACGACGCCAACAAGAAGAACCTCGTGCCCGGCGTCACGTTCAAGGTCAAGGCCCTCGACGACAAGGCCGTCCCGGCCAGCGGCCAGCAGAACGCCACCGCCCTCGTCGCCAACAAGGACGTCCTCGGCGTCGTCGGCCCGCTGAACTCCGGTGTCGCCACCCAGATGCAGCAGGTCTTCGACACGGCCGGCCTCGTCCAGATCTCCCCGTCGAACACCGCCCCCGAGCTGACCCAGGGCAAGAACTGGCAGAGCAAGAAGGAACGTCCTTACAAGACGTACTTCCGCACCGCCACCACCGACGCCCTCCAGGGCGGCTTCGCGGCCGACTACGCCTACAACACCCTGAAGAAGCGCAAGGTCTTCATCGTCGACGACAAGCAGACCTACGGCGCCGGCCTCGCCAAGCTCTTCAAGCAGAACTTCAAAAAGGCGGGCGGCAAGGTCACCGCCGAGGACCACATCAGCGTCGGCGACACCGACTTCTCCTCGCTCGTCACCAAGGTCAAGAACTCCGGCGCCGACCTGTTCTACTACGGCGGCCAGTACGACGAGTCCGAGAAGATCACCAAGCAGCTCAAGGACGGCGGCGTCGACATCCCGCTGTTCGGCGGCGACGGCATGTTCTCCGACACCTACATCGAGACCGCCGGCAAGCCCTCCGAAGGCGACCTCGTCACCTCCGTCGGCGTCCCCGTCACCACCCTGCCCGCCGCCAAGGAGTTCATCGCCACCTACAAGGCGAAGAAGTACCCCGGCGACTACGGCACCTACGGTGGCTACTCCTACGACGCCGCCACCGCCATCATCAAGGCCATCGGCAACGTCGTGAAGGACGGCAAGGTCCCCTCCGACGCCCGCACCAAGATCGTCGACGAGGTCCAGAAGACCAAGTTCGACGGCATCGCCGGCCCCGTCGCCTTCGACGAGTACGGCGACACCACCAACAAGCAGCTCACCGTCTACCAGGTCGTCAAGGGCAAGTGGAAGGCCGTCAAGAGCGGCACCTACAACGCCGGCTGA
- a CDS encoding hotdog fold thioesterase — protein MGEQHTPTFPQEVIDEYAALGVDLPALFSAGHLGTRMGVRILEASAERVVGTMPVEGNTQPYGLLHGGASAVLAETLGSVGSMLHGGSSKLAVGVDLNCTHHRGVRSGLVTGVATPVHRGRSTATYEIVISDEEGKRVCTARLTCLLRELPAK, from the coding sequence ATGGGCGAGCAGCACACCCCGACGTTCCCGCAAGAGGTCATCGACGAGTACGCGGCACTCGGCGTCGACCTGCCCGCCCTCTTCTCCGCCGGACACCTCGGCACACGCATGGGCGTCCGGATCCTCGAGGCCTCCGCGGAGCGGGTCGTCGGCACCATGCCCGTCGAGGGCAACACCCAGCCGTACGGGCTGCTGCACGGCGGCGCCTCCGCCGTCCTCGCCGAGACCCTCGGCTCCGTCGGCTCCATGCTCCACGGCGGCAGCTCCAAGCTCGCCGTGGGCGTCGACCTGAACTGCACGCACCACCGGGGCGTACGGTCCGGGCTGGTCACCGGAGTGGCCACACCCGTGCACCGGGGGCGCTCCACGGCGACGTACGAGATCGTGATCAGCGACGAGGAGGGCAAGCGCGTGTGCACCGCCCGCCTGACCTGCCTGCTGCGCGAACTCCCCGCGAAATAG